The Couchioplanes caeruleus sequence GAGGTTCAAGGAAATCGGGTTCGACTCGATGCTCTCCATGGAGCTCAGTAAACGCCTCACCACGTCTACCGGGCTCAAACTCAGGCCCAACCTGGCGCTGCGGCACCCGTCGCCGCGAATGGTCGCCGGACATATCGTCTCCTCCATAAGCGCCCGCGATTCGCAATAGAATTCGCGGATTCTGGGTTCATTCAGCGCCGGCGGCTCGTCCCGCCGGCGGGACGAGTGTAGGTTCGCCGCGAGCTTTTAACCGCTCGCTCGCAAGATGCCTTGTATAGCCGATTCACATCCCGGAAAATGGGAAGTGACTGGCGAATTTCTTTAATTCCCGCGCTGTTGCTGAGGGGTGATCTGTGTGCGCTCTTTCGATGCGTCTCCCGCACATAAAGGACTGTGGCTGGCGGACGGAATGGCGTCCGACACGCTGAACCACGCGCTGACCATGTGGGACGTGGCCGGTGAGCTGGACGCGGCGGCCATGGAGTCCGCATTCCTGCGCGTGCTAGACGAGGCGGAGGTCCTGCGCGTCAATTTCGTCGACGAAGGGGAGGGGCTGCGGCTGGTGCCCCGGGAGCTGGGGGACTGGCGGCCGTTCTTCCTCGACCTCAGCGACGCTCCGGATCCCGAGCAGGCCGCTCGGGAGGCCCTGACCGACCTGGTGCGCCGGCCGTTCGACCTGGCGCGGGACCTGCTGTTTCGGCTGGGCACGGTCAAGCTCGCCGCTGACCGGTCGCTGCTGGTGATCGCCTACCACCACGTCATCGCGGACGGCTTCGGCGCCGGCGGCCTGCTCTCGCGGCGCCTCGCCGAGGTGTACACGGCACTCGTGCAGGGGCAAGATGTTGCGCAGCTGCCGCACTCCTGGGACGTCGGGTCGTTCGCGGCCATGTCGACGCAGTACCTCGCCTCGGAGAAGTCCGGCGAGGACATCGAGTTCTGGCGCGACTACCTGAAGGAAGCGCTCCCGGCGGCGCAGATTCCCCAGGTCGTCGTCCCGGAGGCGATGCACGACGAACTCACCGCGCCGATGAGCGACGCGGACCGCTGGGCCGAGGTGGCCGGTGCGATCGGTATGTCCGCCCGGACGCTGACCGTCCCGCGGGCGGAGGCCGACGCCTGGACCGCGGCCGCGGCGTCGATGGGCGTGTGGATGTCGACGATGCTGACCACGGCCACGGCGGCGTTCCTGCGGCACCGCTGTGATCTCCCGGAGTTTCTGCTCTCCCTGGCCACCGGCAACCGGGCCGGGGCGGCCGGCACGACCCCCGGCCTGGCCGTGAACGTGGTGCCGGTACGGATCCGAGTCCCGCTCGGCGCGACCGTCGCCGAGCTGGCCGACGCGATCGTCGACGAGACCTTCGAGGTCGCCGGGCACACCCTCTGCCACTACTCGGAGATCCAGCGCGCGAGTGGAACGGCTCCCAGCGAGCGCGGGAGCTTCGGCGCCGTCGTGAACGTCATCGAGTTCGTCGACCAGCTGCACTTCGGCGGCCACCCGGCGCGCTACTCCGGGGCGACGACCGGCAGCTTCAACGAGCTCTCGATCGGCGTCTACACCGACGGAACCGCCGACAGCGACCTGTTCATCCGCCTCGACGCGCCCGCGAGCCTGTACTCCCGGGCGCAGCTGCGCCTGATCGGCGAGGACCTGATCGCGTACGTCCGGGCCGTGGTGGCGGACGCCGGACGGCCGATCGGCGCGTTGGACGTGCTCGGCGGCGCCGAGCGGGCCCGGCTGCTGGCGACGCCGGACCGCACGCTCGCGCCAGGCTCGACGATCCCGGAGCTGTTCGCCCAGCAGGTGGCCCGGGACCCCGCGGCCGTCGCGATCGTGTCCGGCGACTCGGCGATCTCCTACCGGGCACTCGACGAGCGGTCCAGCCGCCTGGCCGCGGCGCTGCGCCGCAGGCGCATCGGGCCGGAGACGGTCGTGGCGGTGGCGATGCCTCGGTCCGTAGACCTGGCCGTCGCGCTGCTGGGCGTGGTTAAGGCGGGCGGGGCCTACCTCCCGATCGACCCCGGCCTGCCGGCGGAGAAGATCGAGACCCGGGCGAGGGCGGCCGGCGCGCAGGCGCTGTTGGTCGAGATCGCGACGGCCGCGCAGCTGCCGGCAGACGCGCAGCTGCCGGCGATCGTGTACGAAGACCTGCGGCTGGACAACACCGGCGACACCGGCGAGCCGGCCCCGCTGCATCCCGGCAACGCGCTCGCCGTCACGTACGGCTGCGATCCGGCCGATGCCATCACGGGCGTCGTGGTCACCCACCGGAACCTGGCGCGGTACGTCCTGGATCGGCACTGGCCGCAGGAGGGCCCCGGCACCGTGCTGTGGCACACCTCTGCAGCCGGCGACGCGCTCGCCCTCGAACTGTGGCTGCCGCTGCTGCGCGGCGGCCAGGTCGTCGTGGCTGCGCAGGAGGAACTGGACGGCGACGCGCTCGTCGCACTGCGGGCCGACCACCGGATCTCCCTGGCTTGGCTCCCCGCCGGTGTGCTGTCGGCCGTGGCGGCGCAGCGCCCCGACGCCCTGGTGGGGTTGAGTGAGGTGTGGACCGGGGCCGACCAGGTGCCCCGGGCCGCGCTGCAACGCATCCGTGAGGCCTGCCCGGGGCTGTCGATCGTCAACGGACACGGCCCGGTGGACACGACCGCGCTCATCCCGGCTCGCGGCTGGGCCGCCGACGAGCAGGCGCCCGACGCCGCGGCCGGTGGGCTGACCGACGGCACCGCCCGCTACGTGCTGGGTCCGGGGCTGGCGCCGGTCCCGGCCGGCGTGGCCGGCGAGCTATACGTGGCCGGGCCCGCCGTCGCGCGCGGCTATGCCGGGCTGCCCTTGCACACCGCGCAGCGGTTCGTCGCCTGTCCGTTCGGCCCGGCCGGTGCGGTCATGTACCGCACCGGGGACCGCGTGCGGTGGGGTGCCGACGGCCGGCTGGAGTATGTAGGCCGCGCCGGTGCCCGGCCGCGGATCCGCGGGGTCGAGGTCGACACGGGCCACGTCGAAGAGGCGCTGTCCGCGCACCCCAGGCTGGCGCAGTCACTGGTGGTCGTCCGAGAAGACGGCGCCGGGCAGCAGCGCCTGGTGGCGTACGTGGTCCCGGTGCCGGGCAGCGGCGCCGCCGACGCGGGTGCCCCCGACCCCCGCGCCGAGCTTTCCCACGAGGAGCTGAGCCGGTTCGCCGCCGCTCGGGTGCAGGAGTCGCTGCTGCCCTCGGCGTTCGTGGTGCTTGACCGGCTGCCGGTCACGGCCGGCGGGCGCGTGGACCGGTCCAGGCTGCCGGAGCCCAAGCTTCCCGACGGGCGGTACCGGGCGCCGCGCAACCGTACCGAGCAGGTGCTGGCGAAGCTCTTCGCCGAGGTGCTCGAGCTGGGCCGAGTCGGCATCGACGAGGACTTCTTCGACCTCGGCGGCAACTCGCTGCGGGCGATCAGGCTGGTCGGGCTGATCCGCGCGGAACTGAAGCTGGAGGTCTCCATCCGCACGCTGTTCGCCGCGCGCACCATCGCCGGCCTGTCGGAGCGCCGGGAAAACCTCGCCCAGTCGAGCAGGCCTGCCCTGCGCCGGCGGACCAAGGGCGGCGCGGTCGTCTGAGCCCCGGCTCGCGACCGCTCATTCGGAACAACTACAGCGACATCGAATCCACGATGCCGCCGAATCTAGAAGGAATGCAGATGACATCGAAGAACATGGTTACCGGAGTGGCCGTCGCAGGGGTGGCGCTGCTCGCCGCCGTGGTGGTCGGCCCCGCCGTCGCCCACGCCACCGAGCCGTTCGGTGGGTCGGCCCGACGGGTGGCTCCGGCCGCCGGGATGCAGCCGTTGAGCTCGCTGATCGGCTCCTGGAACTGCTCCGGGTCGATCACCGCCCCGGACGGCAGCAAGAAGGCGTTCGCCACGACCTCCACCGCGAAGTTCATCCTCAACGGGAACTTCATGCGCTGGCAGGAGACGAACAGCATGAACGGCACCCCGATCGCCTCGGCCGAGTACATCTGGGGCTGGGACGCTCAGCACAAGTACTTCACCGTGGACCGTTTCGACGACTCCGGACAGCGCGGTGCGCAGACGTCTCCCGGCTGGGTCGGCGCCGCGCTGACCGCGAGCGGCGCCCTGGTCCAGTCGGACGGTTCCTCGATCTCGCTGACCACGACGCTCACCAAGACCGGCAAGAAAGCCCTCACCGTGCGGGCGGTGGTCAATCTGGGGGCCGCGGCCGGCGGTGCGACCGTGGTGTCCGAGTCGTCCTGCACCCGTTGACGAACCAGCAGCGAGAAGGGTCATCAAGGCCGCTCGCCGTCAATCTTCCGTTACTCCCCGTACCAGATTTCGCTCACTGACGCGAGGGATCCCCGGCCGGCAACTTCGTGCCGGGGATCCTCGCAAGCCACTATTGCCGGCCAACCTGCGAACAGCGCATCGTGCGGCCATCCCGGCGGGAGAAATTATTCATGATTGATCGTGAAAACGAGACCTACGATGTGGTCGGCATCGGATTCGGCCCGTCCAACCTGGCGCTTGCTATCGCCCTGCAGGAGCGCGGGCTGGATGGGTCGGAGAGTGGGCTCAGCAGTCACTTCTTCGAGCGTCAGCACCGTTTCGGCTGGCACCGCAACATGCTGCTGCCGTCGACGACCATGCAGATCTCCTTCCTCAAGGACCTGGTGACCTTCCGTAACCCGACTTCGCGCTTCAGCTTCATCTCCTTCCTGCACGCGTCGGGGCGCCTCCCGCAGTTCGTCAACAACCAGGACTTCTTCCCGACCCGTCAGGAGTTCCACCAGTATCTGGAGTGGGCGCAGTCGCAGGTGGCCGGACATGTCTCGTACGGCTCGGAGGTGACCTCGATCCAGCCGGTGCAGGACGCCACCGGGGAGGCGCCGGACCGGCTGCGGCTGACCGTGGTGGCGGGTGCCACCGGCCAGGTCGACCGCGTGGTCGAGGCACGGAACGTGGTGATCTCGACGGGCCTGGTCCCGCGGATGCTCGACGGGGTCGAGAGCGACGAGCGGGTCTGGCACAGCTCGGAGTTCCTGCACAAGTTCCACTGCATGGACCCCGCGAGCCTGCGCCGGGTCGCGGTGGTCGGTGCGGGTCAGAGCGCCGCAGAGATCACCAGGTTCCTGTACGACCAACTGCCGCACGCCGAGGTCTCGGCGATCATCCCGTCCTACGGCTACTCCGTCGCGGACGACACCCCCTTCGCCAATCAGATTTTCGACCCCGGAGCCGTTGACGACTACTACTTCGGCTCCGAGCAGACGCGCGAGGCGTTCTGGCGGTACCACCGCAACACGAACTACTCGGTCGTCGACGACGAGGTGATCCGCGACCTCTACCGCAGGACGTACGACGACGAGGTGCGCGGCGTCCAGCGGCTGCACTTCCTCAATCTGACAAGGGTCGTCGACGTCAAGCGCGCCGGCCCCGAGACCCGCGTCTCGCTGCGAGTCGGCCCCGGCGGCGAGACGCGCGAGCTCGAGGTGGACGCGCTCGTCTGCGCGACCGGCTACCACTCGATGGAACCCACCAAGCTGCTGCGCGACCTCGACCAGCACTGCCTGCGCGACGAGGCCGGCCGGTTCCGGATGGAACGCGACTACCGCATCGCCACCACGCCGTACCTCTCCAGCGGCATCTACCTGCAAGGCGGCACCGAGCACACGCACGGCCTGAGCTCCTCGCTGCTGTCCAACATCGCCGTGCGCAGCGGCGAGATCACCGATTCGATCGTCGCCCGGGGCGCCGGCCTGAGCACCAAGCGGTCCATGTTCGCCCAAGCCGCGGGCGGCATCCGCTAGGCGGGTCGCGCACGGCCTTCCGCGGCGGGCGTGTAAAGGAGGGTGTTCGATGAGAACTCGGGTGCGAGACCGGTGGTTACGTCGCTTCCGTGATGGCGAAGGGTGTACGACGAAGCTCGTCTGCTTTCCCCACGCTGGCGGCTGGGCCAGCGCGTACCGCACCTGGCCCGCGGGTCTGCCGGCGGACGTCGGCGTGCTCGCCGTCCGGTACCCGGGTCGGGAGGACCGGATCGGTGAGCCGTCGCCGTCCAGTTTGGAGGCGCTCGCGGACGACGTCGCCGATGCGCTCGACGAGCAGGCCGGGCACCGGTTGGTGCTGTTCGGCCACAGCATGGGCGCGTCGGTGGCCTACGAGGTGGCCGTCCGCCTGCACCAACGGGGGCGTCCGCCGGTCGCGCTGTGCGTATCCGCGCGGCTGCC is a genomic window containing:
- a CDS encoding AMP-binding protein, which encodes MRSFDASPAHKGLWLADGMASDTLNHALTMWDVAGELDAAAMESAFLRVLDEAEVLRVNFVDEGEGLRLVPRELGDWRPFFLDLSDAPDPEQAAREALTDLVRRPFDLARDLLFRLGTVKLAADRSLLVIAYHHVIADGFGAGGLLSRRLAEVYTALVQGQDVAQLPHSWDVGSFAAMSTQYLASEKSGEDIEFWRDYLKEALPAAQIPQVVVPEAMHDELTAPMSDADRWAEVAGAIGMSARTLTVPRAEADAWTAAAASMGVWMSTMLTTATAAFLRHRCDLPEFLLSLATGNRAGAAGTTPGLAVNVVPVRIRVPLGATVAELADAIVDETFEVAGHTLCHYSEIQRASGTAPSERGSFGAVVNVIEFVDQLHFGGHPARYSGATTGSFNELSIGVYTDGTADSDLFIRLDAPASLYSRAQLRLIGEDLIAYVRAVVADAGRPIGALDVLGGAERARLLATPDRTLAPGSTIPELFAQQVARDPAAVAIVSGDSAISYRALDERSSRLAAALRRRRIGPETVVAVAMPRSVDLAVALLGVVKAGGAYLPIDPGLPAEKIETRARAAGAQALLVEIATAAQLPADAQLPAIVYEDLRLDNTGDTGEPAPLHPGNALAVTYGCDPADAITGVVVTHRNLARYVLDRHWPQEGPGTVLWHTSAAGDALALELWLPLLRGGQVVVAAQEELDGDALVALRADHRISLAWLPAGVLSAVAAQRPDALVGLSEVWTGADQVPRAALQRIREACPGLSIVNGHGPVDTTALIPARGWAADEQAPDAAAGGLTDGTARYVLGPGLAPVPAGVAGELYVAGPAVARGYAGLPLHTAQRFVACPFGPAGAVMYRTGDRVRWGADGRLEYVGRAGARPRIRGVEVDTGHVEEALSAHPRLAQSLVVVREDGAGQQRLVAYVVPVPGSGAADAGAPDPRAELSHEELSRFAAARVQESLLPSAFVVLDRLPVTAGGRVDRSRLPEPKLPDGRYRAPRNRTEQVLAKLFAEVLELGRVGIDEDFFDLGGNSLRAIRLVGLIRAELKLEVSIRTLFAARTIAGLSERRENLAQSSRPALRRRTKGGAVV
- a CDS encoding DUF1579 family protein translates to MTSKNMVTGVAVAGVALLAAVVVGPAVAHATEPFGGSARRVAPAAGMQPLSSLIGSWNCSGSITAPDGSKKAFATTSTAKFILNGNFMRWQETNSMNGTPIASAEYIWGWDAQHKYFTVDRFDDSGQRGAQTSPGWVGAALTASGALVQSDGSSISLTTTLTKTGKKALTVRAVVNLGAAAGGATVVSESSCTR
- a CDS encoding lysine N(6)-hydroxylase/L-ornithine N(5)-oxygenase family protein; the protein is MIDRENETYDVVGIGFGPSNLALAIALQERGLDGSESGLSSHFFERQHRFGWHRNMLLPSTTMQISFLKDLVTFRNPTSRFSFISFLHASGRLPQFVNNQDFFPTRQEFHQYLEWAQSQVAGHVSYGSEVTSIQPVQDATGEAPDRLRLTVVAGATGQVDRVVEARNVVISTGLVPRMLDGVESDERVWHSSEFLHKFHCMDPASLRRVAVVGAGQSAAEITRFLYDQLPHAEVSAIIPSYGYSVADDTPFANQIFDPGAVDDYYFGSEQTREAFWRYHRNTNYSVVDDEVIRDLYRRTYDDEVRGVQRLHFLNLTRVVDVKRAGPETRVSLRVGPGGETRELEVDALVCATGYHSMEPTKLLRDLDQHCLRDEAGRFRMERDYRIATTPYLSSGIYLQGGTEHTHGLSSSLLSNIAVRSGEITDSIVARGAGLSTKRSMFAQAAGGIR